The following proteins are co-located in the Indicator indicator isolate 239-I01 chromosome 33, UM_Iind_1.1, whole genome shotgun sequence genome:
- the SRSF10 gene encoding serine/arginine-rich splicing factor 10 isoform X2: MSRYLRPPNTSLFVRNVADDTRSEDLRREFGRYGPIVDVYVPLDFYTRRPRGFAYVQFEDVRDAEDALHNLDRKWICGRQIEIQFAQGDRKTPNQMKAKEGRNLYSSSRYDDYDRYRRSRSRSYERRRSRSRSFDYSYRRSYSPRNRPTGRPRRSRSHSDNDRFKHRNRSFSRSKSNSRSRSKSQPKKEMKAKSRSRSASHTKSRGTSKTDSKTHYKSSSRYEKESRKKEPARSKSQSRSHSRSRSKSRSRSWTSPKSSGH; encoded by the exons ATGTCCCGCTACCTGCGTCCCCCCAACACTTCGCTCTTCGTGCGGAATGTGGCCGACGACACCCG GTCTGAAGACTTGCGCCGTGAATTTGGTCGTTACGGACCTATAGTTGATGTATACGTTCCACTTGACTTCTACACTCGGCGTCCCAGAGGATTTGCTTATGTTCA ATTTGAAGATGTCCGTGATGCAGAAGATGCTCTCCATAATTTGGATCGAAAATGGATTTGTGGTCGGCAAATAGAAATCCAGTTTGCACAGGGGGATCGAAAGA caccCAATCAAATGAAAGCCAAGGAAGGGAGAAACCTGTACAGTTCCTCTCGTTACGATGACTATGACAGATACAGGCGGTCTAGAAGCCGGAGTTACGAAAGGAGACGCTCTAGAAGTCGCTCCTTTGATTACAGCTATAGACGATCTTATAGTCCCAGAAA TAGACCTACCGGAAGACCTCGTCGTAGCAGAAGCCATTCGGACAATGATAG GTTCAAACACCGCAATCGATCTTTTTCAAGATCTAAGTCCAATTCAAGATCACGATCCAAGTCACAGCccaagaaagaaatgaaggctAAATCACGGTCTAGGTCTGCATCTCACACCAAATCTAGAGGCACCTCTAAAACAGATTCTAAAACACACTATAAGTCCAGCTCAAGATATGAAAAGGAATCGAGAAAAAAAGAACCAGCTAGATCCAAATCACAGTCAAGATCACATTCTAGATCTAGGTCAAAATCCAGATCACGGTCGTGGACTAGTCCCAAGTCCAGTGGCCACTAA
- the SRSF10 gene encoding serine/arginine-rich splicing factor 10 isoform X1, translating to MSRYLRPPNTSLFVRNVADDTRSEDLRREFGRYGPIVDVYVPLDFYTRRPRGFAYVQFEDVRDAEDALHNLDRKWICGRQIEIQFAQGDRKTPNQMKAKEGRNLYSSSRYDDYDRYRRSRSRSYERRRSRSRSFDYSYRRSYSPRNSRPTGRPRRSRSHSDNDRFKHRNRSFSRSKSNSRSRSKSQPKKEMKAKSRSRSASHTKSRGTSKTDSKTHYKSSSRYEKESRKKEPARSKSQSRSHSRSRSKSRSRSWTSPKSSGH from the exons ATGTCCCGCTACCTGCGTCCCCCCAACACTTCGCTCTTCGTGCGGAATGTGGCCGACGACACCCG GTCTGAAGACTTGCGCCGTGAATTTGGTCGTTACGGACCTATAGTTGATGTATACGTTCCACTTGACTTCTACACTCGGCGTCCCAGAGGATTTGCTTATGTTCA ATTTGAAGATGTCCGTGATGCAGAAGATGCTCTCCATAATTTGGATCGAAAATGGATTTGTGGTCGGCAAATAGAAATCCAGTTTGCACAGGGGGATCGAAAGA caccCAATCAAATGAAAGCCAAGGAAGGGAGAAACCTGTACAGTTCCTCTCGTTACGATGACTATGACAGATACAGGCGGTCTAGAAGCCGGAGTTACGAAAGGAGACGCTCTAGAAGTCGCTCCTTTGATTACAGCTATAGACGATCTTATAGTCCCAGAAA CAGTAGACCTACCGGAAGACCTCGTCGTAGCAGAAGCCATTCGGACAATGATAG GTTCAAACACCGCAATCGATCTTTTTCAAGATCTAAGTCCAATTCAAGATCACGATCCAAGTCACAGCccaagaaagaaatgaaggctAAATCACGGTCTAGGTCTGCATCTCACACCAAATCTAGAGGCACCTCTAAAACAGATTCTAAAACACACTATAAGTCCAGCTCAAGATATGAAAAGGAATCGAGAAAAAAAGAACCAGCTAGATCCAAATCACAGTCAAGATCACATTCTAGATCTAGGTCAAAATCCAGATCACGGTCGTGGACTAGTCCCAAGTCCAGTGGCCACTAA